The segment ACCTCCGAGGTCGCGTCGGTGCGCATCCTCGGGGCCATCGAGAACGACAACCCGGCCGCGGCCGCGTCGATCGCCACCCTGTTGCTGCTCGTCTCGCTGCTGACGATCATCGTGCTCGACCTCCTGCAGAGGAGGATCAGCGACCGTGGCTGACGCACGCCTCACCCGGCACCCGAAGGGGCCGGTCACCTACCTGCTGCGCGTCGTCGCCGTCGTGTACCTCGGCCTCCTCGTGGTGTGGCCCGTCGCGCTCGTGGTGACGAACACCTTCGAGAACGGGCTGGACTCGCTGCGCAGCCTGTTCGAGGACCCCGACATGGTGGCCGCCCTGCAGCTCACCGCCGTCGCGGCGCTCTGCGCCACCGCGATCAACCTCGTGTTCGGCGTCGGCATCTCCCTGCTGCTCGTGCGCTCGGAGTTCCCGGGCAAGCGGCTGCTGAGCGCCGCGCTCGACCTGCCGCTCTCGGTCTCGCCGATCGTCGTCGGCCTCGCGCTCGTGCTCGTCTACGGCGGGCGCGGGGGGTGGTTCGGACCGTCGCTCGAGAGCTGGGGAATCCAGATCATCTTCTCGACGCCCGGCATCGTCATGGCCACCGCGTTCGTCGCGCTGCCGCTCGTGATCCGCGAGGTCGTGCCGGTGCTCCGCGAGATCGGCACGGAGCAGGAGCAGGCCGCCCGCAGCCTCGGGGCGAACGGCTGGCAGACGTTCTGGCGGATCACCCTGCCGGGCATCCGTTGGGCGGTCGTCTACGGCGTCGTCCTCACGCTCGCCCGCTCGCTCGGCGAGTTCGGGGCCGTCAAGGTCGTCTCCGGCAACATCCTCGGCGAGACGCGCACGGCGACGCTCGCGGTCGAGGAGAAGTACCTCAACTTCGACGCCGAGGGCGCCTACGCGATCGCGTTCCTGCTCGCCAGCGTGTCCGTCGTGTGCATCGTCGTCGTCCAGATCCTGCGCTCGCGTGCCGAGCGCCACTAGTCCTCCGTACAGTCCCCAGACCCGGGAGAAGCACCTATGAGCATCGACGTCGCAGGCGTCAGCAAGAGGTTCGGCGACTTCGTCGCGCTCGACGACGTCGACCTCGCCATCCCCACGGGACAGCTGACCGCGCTGCTCGGTCCGAGCGGCGGGGGCAAGACCACGCTGCTGCGCATCATCGCCGGCCTGGAGTCGGCCGACACCGGGTCGGTCGAGATCGAGGGCGTGAACGCCACGGCGCTGCCGGTGCAGAAGCGCAACGTCGGCTTCGTGTTCCAGCACTACGCGGCCTTCAAGCACCTCAGCGTCCGTCGCAACGTGGCGTTCGGCCTCGAGATCCGCAAGCGGCCGAAGGACGAGATCGAGGCGAAGGTCGACGAGCTGCTGCAGCTCGTGCACCTGGAGCAGTTCGCCGACCGACGCCCGGCCCAGCTGTCGGGAGGCCAGCGCCAGCGCATGGCGCTGGCCCGCGCCCTGGCCATCCAGCCGTCGGTGCTGCTGCTCGACGAGCCGTTCGGCGCGCTCGACGCCAAGGTGCGCAAGGAGCTGCGCGACTGGCTCCGACGTCTGCACGACGAGATGCACGTGACCACGGTCTTCGTGACCCACGACCAGGAGGAGGCGCTCGAGGTCGCCGACTCCATCGTCGTCATCAACGAGGGTCGCATCGAGCAGATCGGCACGCCCGACGACCTCTACGACAAGCCCGCCAGTGACTTCGTGCTGTCGTTCCTCGGTCCGGTCACCACCCTGGGCGACCACCTCGTGCGTCCGCACGACATCGAGATCTCGCGGTACGAGCAGGCCGCGACCGCGGTGGGCACGATCACCCGGTGGACGCGCATCGGCTTCGAGGTGCGCCTCGAGGTCACGCCGGAGGACGCGCGCCACCCAGCGCCGATCCTGGTCACCCTCACCCGGTCCGACGCGAACGCCCTGGGTCTGCACCAGGGCGACCGCGTGTGGCTGCGCCCCCGGCCCGGTTCCTCCTAGCGGGCCGAGGCTACGGTCCTGGACCGCTGTCCGCGCCGGGACCGACGGACGTGGACCGCCACCAGGCCGCCCACCGCGCTGACCCCCGCGGCGGCGAGGAACGCGGCGGGGTACCCGGCGGCCGGGACGAGCACCCCGATCACCGAGGAGCCGACGGCCTGCCCCAGGACGAGCACCACGAACAGCAGGGCCGTCCCCGACGCTCCGCGGGCCTCGTCGATCTCGATCGTCCAGACGATGAGCGCTCCCGACGCGGCGACGAAGCCCCACCCGAAGGCGGCACAGGCCGCCAGCGCGACCGGCGTGACGGCGGGCAGCAGTGCGAGCGTGGCCGTGGCGAGCGCGACGACTCCCGCCGTGAGGACCCACGACGCCCGCGGTCCGATCCGCTCCATCCTCCGGCTCGAGGCCGCCACGAGCGTCCCCCCGACACCCACGGCGATCCAGGCGACCACGGACGCCGTCCGACCCGTCCCCGCATCGACGAGCATGGCCCGCCCGTAGCTCCAGACGGCCGCCGAGCCGGCTCCCAGCAGCAGGGCCGCCGCGACGACCCGGGCGTGGGCGACCCACCACGTCGCCGGCAGCACACCGCGCGCCGAGCCCCCTGTGGACCCGACGCCGTTCCTGGACGAGGCCAGCACGAGGCCGGCCACGAGCACCGTGAACAGTCCGGACCACGCCCATGCGGCACGCCAGTCCGGCAGGAGCAGCAGGGCCAGCGCCCCGGCCGCGACGAGTCCGGGGCCCGTGCCGGAGTTCACCGCGGCCTGGGCGGCAGGACGCTCGCGCGTGGACGGGTCCTGCTGGAGGAGGGCGACCATGGCCGGCGAGGTGAGCCCCGCACCCGCCGACGCCACGACGGCGAGGAGCGCGAACGTCGGCACGTCGGGCGCCAGTGCCATGCCGAACGCGCCGCCGCCGGCCGTGGCCGCAGCCCCGACGACGAGCGCTCGAGCGTGCCTCGCGGCGAGGAGCAGCCCGGCGAGCGCCCCGAGGCAGTAGACGACCGAGGCCCCGCTGGAGACGAGACCGGCGGTGGCGACCCCGAGGCCGAGGTCGGCCTGCACGTCGGGCAGGTACAGCCCCGACGCCAGGCGGACCAGACCGTAGGTGGCCGCCACGAGGCCGAGACCGGAGGGGACGAGGAGGAGGGATAGCGAAAACGTACGTTTCACTTCGCCGAGTCTAGGCTGACCCCATGCCCCTGCGCACCTCCACGGAGACCCGGCTGCTCGACGCCGCCGACGAGCTGTTCTTCCGGCACGGCGTCGCAGCCACCCCGATCGATGCCGTCATCGAGCGCGCCGGCGTCTCGGCCGCCACCCTCTACCGGGGCTTCGCCAGCAAGGAGGCGCTGCTCGCCGCGGCGCTCGAGCGTCGGCACCGCGCCTGGCTGGAGACGTGGGACGACGCGATCGCGGCGCAGGAGACACCCGAGGGCAGGCTCCTGGCCGTGTTCGACGCGCTCGACGCCTTCCGGGCCGGCTCCCTCGGCTCGCGCTGGTGCGCCTTCCTCGGCTCGGCCGCCGAGCACGCCGACCCGCCCCCGGAGCTCGCGGAGGCACTGCGCCGCGAGTCCGACGACCTGCGCGGCCGCCTCGTCGAGCTGGCGCGCGACGTCGATCCCCGGCGCGGCGACCAGCTGGGCGAGCAGCTGCTGCTGGTCGTGACCGGAGACCTCGCGATGCGGCTCCGGTCACCCGGGTGGACCACGGACGTGGCTCGCACCACCGCCACGACGCTGGTCCGGAGCTAGCCCGCGGCGGGCGACGCCTCGGACGCTGCACCACGGCTGCGGCGCTGGGCGCCCAGACCCACCACGAAGATCACGAGCCCGGCGATCGCCAGGCCGGCCCCGACCAGGCTCGGGGCCCGGTAGCCGTACCCGGCGGCGATCACGACGCCACCGAGCCACGCACCCAGGCCGTTGGCGATGTTCAGGGCCGAGTGGTTCAGGGCGGCACCCAGCATCTGCGCGTCGCCCGCGGCGTCCATGAGCCGGATCTGCAGACCGATCGCCACGAGGCTGCCGAGGGCACCGATCGCGAAGACACCGAGCGCCGCCCAGACGGCCATGCCGGCGGTCTGGTGGAAGAGCACGAGCACGACGACCGTCGCGATGAAGCCGCCGATCACGAGCCGGGGCACGTCCCAGTCGGCGAGCGGCCCGGCGAGCCAGGAGCCGAGCACCGAGCCGACGCCGAACGCCAGCAGGAACCACGGGATCGTCGCGTCGGCGAGCCCCGTGACGTCGGTGACGATCGGGGCGACGTAG is part of the Aeromicrobium sp. Leaf245 genome and harbors:
- a CDS encoding sulfate ABC transporter permease, which encodes MADARLTRHPKGPVTYLLRVVAVVYLGLLVVWPVALVVTNTFENGLDSLRSLFEDPDMVAALQLTAVAALCATAINLVFGVGISLLLVRSEFPGKRLLSAALDLPLSVSPIVVGLALVLVYGGRGGWFGPSLESWGIQIIFSTPGIVMATAFVALPLVIREVVPVLREIGTEQEQAARSLGANGWQTFWRITLPGIRWAVVYGVVLTLARSLGEFGAVKVVSGNILGETRTATLAVEEKYLNFDAEGAYAIAFLLASVSVVCIVVVQILRSRAERH
- a CDS encoding sulfate/molybdate ABC transporter ATP-binding protein, with the protein product MSIDVAGVSKRFGDFVALDDVDLAIPTGQLTALLGPSGGGKTTLLRIIAGLESADTGSVEIEGVNATALPVQKRNVGFVFQHYAAFKHLSVRRNVAFGLEIRKRPKDEIEAKVDELLQLVHLEQFADRRPAQLSGGQRQRMALARALAIQPSVLLLDEPFGALDAKVRKELRDWLRRLHDEMHVTTVFVTHDQEEALEVADSIVVINEGRIEQIGTPDDLYDKPASDFVLSFLGPVTTLGDHLVRPHDIEISRYEQAATAVGTITRWTRIGFEVRLEVTPEDARHPAPILVTLTRSDANALGLHQGDRVWLRPRPGSS
- a CDS encoding MFS transporter, producing the protein MAATYGLVRLASGLYLPDVQADLGLGVATAGLVSSGASVVYCLGALAGLLLAARHARALVVGAAATAGGGAFGMALAPDVPTFALLAVVASAGAGLTSPAMVALLQQDPSTRERPAAQAAVNSGTGPGLVAAGALALLLLPDWRAAWAWSGLFTVLVAGLVLASSRNGVGSTGGSARGVLPATWWVAHARVVAAALLLGAGSAAVWSYGRAMLVDAGTGRTASVVAWIAVGVGGTLVAASSRRMERIGPRASWVLTAGVVALATATLALLPAVTPVALAACAAFGWGFVAASGALIVWTIEIDEARGASGTALLFVVLVLGQAVGSSVIGVLVPAAGYPAAFLAAAGVSAVGGLVAVHVRRSRRGQRSRTVASAR
- a CDS encoding TetR/AcrR family transcriptional regulator yields the protein MPLRTSTETRLLDAADELFFRHGVAATPIDAVIERAGVSAATLYRGFASKEALLAAALERRHRAWLETWDDAIAAQETPEGRLLAVFDALDAFRAGSLGSRWCAFLGSAAEHADPPPELAEALRRESDDLRGRLVELARDVDPRRGDQLGEQLLLVVTGDLAMRLRSPGWTTDVARTTATTLVRS